Within Nitrospiraceae bacterium, the genomic segment CAATCCTTTGATCGCTCCCGCCAGGGCCGGCAGTCGGGTGGCGTCGTGAATCGTCAGCGCGACGATGTCGCCACCCAGCCCCACTTTGAGTTCAGTCGGCGAGCCGAGCGTTTTGATCTTTCCGGCATCAATGATGGCCAACCGATCGCACAATTGATCTGCTTCGTCCAGATAGTTGGTCGTCATCACGACTGTCATGCCTTGCGCTTTGAGCATGCGCACATAGTCCCAAATACGAAGGCGACTCTGCACGTCCAATCCGAGCGTCGGCTCGTCCAAAAACAGAATTTTCGGGTTCGGGAGGAGTCCGCAGGCGATGTCGAGCTTGCGCTTCATTCCGCCCGAATACGTCTTGGCTGGACGATCGGCATGGGCTTCGAGTTCAACGAGCTTGAGCAAGTCTCTGATCCGCCTCGTGCTTTCGTCCTTCGCCAAGTGATAGAGCGCCGCGAGCAATTCGAGATGTTCGCGACCGGTGAGAAAGCGATCGATCGCCCGCTCCTGCGGAACGTACCCGATCAAATGTCGCACGACGTCCGCATCCTTCACCGTGTCGTGTCCCAAGACTCTGGCGAATCCCGACGTCGGATGAAGCAGGGTGATCAACGTGCGAAGGGTCGTGCTTTTCCCGGCACCATTAGGCCCCAGCAGTCCGAAAATTTCGCCTTGGTAGACCTGAAAGGAAAGATCCTCGACGGCCTTGTGTCCGTCATAGGTTTTTGACAGGTGAGACACCTCAATCGCGACCGCCCGATCCATTACCCCCAACCCTTCGCCCCGTGAGGGTCGTGCATCATGAAATGGAGCAGATCGCCAAGGCGGCGAGCCTGTTGGTGAAGACTCTCGGCTTCCAACAGAAACTGCTTTTCCAGCGGTGTGCATTCGAGATATGTCGACACAGAATTAATGAGGATGTCGTCGCTGACTTCTTCCCGGAACAACGCCTGCCAGGTGGGCGCATCATCGCGCGACTTGAGAAACTCCTCCAATGTCTGCACCAGCTTGGCTCGGACTGTGGGATCGAGCCTGCCGCCCGTCGCGCGAGGCGTCAACCTGATGCTGGCCTCACGATAGGGACGCTCGAAGTGCTCGGCCTGGATTTCATATCGCTCAAGGCCTTGGAGCAGGATATTCGACCGGCCATCGGCAAGCGGTTGCATGCTCACGATCCGGCCCACGCTGCCCATCGAGAAAATGGGGGGATTCCCATAATAGTCCGATTCCCAACCTTCTTTGAGCAAGACCATGCCGATGCACTGGTCTCGCATCGCCGCATCGGTTACCATCTGACGATAGCGTGGTTCGAAAATATGGAGCGGCAGATACGTCTTGGGAAAGAAGACGGAATTCGGAAGGGGGAAGATTGGAATTCGAGTTGGAATGGGAAACGGAAGGGATTTATCCTGGGGCTCGCGTCCTTGATTCTCGCGCTCATGATCAGTCTGCATGGTTCACGATAGCCGATGGTTGCCAAAATTGTCAACGGCGCGAGCCCATAGTTGACGCGGCCTCCAGCGGAGAAAACCATGATCAATATTGGTGAATTGTGCGTTCGGTGCACGCATGTTCGAAGCGGCATCATCAAAGCATCATGAAACGAAACACCACAGACTGTAGCGGCTCTCAACGAACGTTAGATCGAAGACGGATCGCTCGCACGACGGTCTTCGCCCTGTGCATCGGCGTGTGTTTCGGAGGTGTGCTCTTCGCCGCTGATCCGGTTCAGGAATTTCGCCTGGCCGCACCGGGGTATCAGTATGCGTTTCCCCGCGACCATGGTTCCCATGATGACTTTCGAACCGAATGGTGGTACTACACGGGCCACCTCACGACCAAGAACGGACGCCGGTTCGGCTACCAATTGACCTTCTTTCGTCGCGGCATCCCTCGCGACCAGGTCAAAACGCTCCCCTCTCAGTGGTCCATCACGCAACTGTACCTCGCGCACTTTGCGATCAGTGACTTCGCCGGCGAACAATTCCAGTATGCCGAGCAGATCAGCCGAGCCGGTCTGGGCAAGGCCGGCGCCGAGCGGGACCGCCTCCATGTCTGGATTGATCAATGGAGCGTCGAATCACCGATGGCGTCTCCGCTCACCCAGAAGATTCTCGCATCGAACGGTGCCATCGGGATTCAGTTCACGTTGTCGCCGGAAAAGCCACTCGTCGTTCACGGCCTCGGCGGCATCAGTCGCAAAGGGCCCGCTGCGGGACAAGCGTCCCACTATTACTCATTTACCAGGCTCGCCACCACCGGCACGTTGTCGATCGGGACCGAGCAATTTAACGTCACTGGAACCACCTGGATGGACCACGAGTTCGGCTCGGCTGACCTTGGACCGGACCTCGTGGGATGGGATTGGTTCAGCATGCAACTCGAGAACGGTACCGATCTGATGCTTTATCGGCTCCGTCGCACCGACGGATCAGCCGATCCCGCTTCGAGCGGCACTCTCGTTGATCGCGACGGCCGGACGCAGCACCTGACGGTCAAGGATTTCTCTATGGAGCCCACCGCCTACTGGACGAGCCCCAAATCGACGGCCCGCTATCCTCAGCGGTGGCACATTGTGATTCCTTCCAGGCATCTAGACCTCGACACTATTCCCCAACTCGCCGGTCAAGAGCTCGTTACTTCACGCAGTACACAAGTCACCTATTGGGAAGGGGCGATAGAGGTGAATGGCGTCGCGCAGGGTAAGACGATCAAGGGTCAAGGGTACATGGAGTTGACGGGGTATGCGGAGCGGTTCACCAAGAAATTGTAAGAATGTCACGGGGACGGTGCCCCACCTGCTCCGGCGCTTCGGCGCGACCACACTAAGTTTCCCATCTGCTCGACGCCGAAACTCGTTCCGTTCCTTGCTTCGCTAGAACGGAACTTCGAACATCGACGTCGCCAGCCTGCAGCTGGGCGCAGCTGATCAACAAGTGTGGTGCCCGTGCCTCAGCGCATGTCGCAGGTAGGGCAACCGTCGCCGCCATCACTGAAGAGAGAGAGGAGGGGGAGGGAAGAAAAGAACAGTGCTCGCCGTCGTCTTCGACGACCGCTCCGACCACCCCTTCAACCTCTCGCGAGTCGCCAGCAGCGCTCACCATCTGTCGAGGGAAATTCGATCAAACGTGAAGGGAATATTTGTCGCCAGCCGACCGTATCGACAGGGCTGTCCACGCCTCGCACCGTTAGCGCCGTGCCTCAGCGCAAGTCGCAGGGAATTCACCGTCTCCGTCACTATCTAGAGGGGGATGGGGAAAACAAGAACGGTCTTCGCCATCGCCTTCGGCGAACAAGTGAGTTGAGCGGCGGGCCGTCCGCTCAAACGCGGGGTTAGGCGTCATGCTTCCCGTGCCGCGACTCTTGGCGGCGTCACGCGCGAGCGTTCTCCACGAGCGTGGCAATCTGCACGAACTCGACGCTAGGGCGTACGCCGTAGAGACCTGTTACGCGCTCCAAAAGCGCATCGGTAAAAAAGGCTTTGGCCGCGTCCTCTGAGTCCCAAACGTAAAAGTTCGTGGCCTCACGCTTTCCGGAGTTGACCGTGAAGGCCTTGGAACGTAATCCAGGCATTCCCTCAAACCTCGCGCGTGCTGTCGCCGCGATCTTCCGCACAGCTTGCTCATCGAAATTGTCTCCGTAGCGAAACGTTACAAATACACCGATCATTGCCATATTCCTTCCGAGCGTAGGTATTAATGCCGCTGGGCGGCCTGTGACGCCCAACAACGTTTAGGCCGATCCGCGTAAAAGCCGGATCCGCCACTATCTGTCTGTGTAACACGCCAATTGATTTTGCGAGCATAGCGCTATTCTGTTCGCCGTTTCAATGAGATATGGCCACGAAGTCATTTATTACGGGTTCTAATGCGATCAGCAGGTAACGTGGAGAACGGGGCGCCTGGGGTCTTTGGTCCTTTCTTAGGGGGTGCCCCAATTGGTCTCCCACTGCGCGCAGTGTTTTTTCGCCCGCCCGCCCATCGGCACGCCGAGACGTGCCGTTCTCCCAGGCGAGCACCGCCAAACAGAACTTGTTCGACCCGGAGCCATTGGATGGTTCTTGGCGACGGGATAAAAGCCACTTTGCGTACGTGCCCGGGAGCAAGCGACTAACTAGATGCCCTCCACCAGCGTTCCGGGAGCAAGAGGACAACCATGCCGCTCCGCCCCATCTTGCGTGCGGGTCGCGCGAGCACAGGAGACCAATGGACTACGTTCCTTCTCTTGTGTGTCGCGTTCCGCGAGCACAGGGACTGACCAGCCCATCCCACCTCCATCCTTGACTCAACGGCGACCCCTGTGATTAGGTCCACAACTGTCATGCTGATTCACATTGCCGCCACATTCGCCTCCCTCGCGCTCCTGCTCTTCAGCTTCGGCTGCACGAAAGACAGCGAGGCGATCGTCTCGATCGCGTTGCATCCGACCAATCCCAACATTCTCTACGTGGCCACCAACGATGCCGTCTATAAATCTCGCGATGGCGGGCAAACCTGGGAACGGTTCCCCAGTTTCAGTGCGAGACGTGTGACGACCGTCGCCATCGATCCGCAGCTGCCGGCTACGATCTACGCCGGCACGATGGGCGATGCGGTCTACAAGAGTCCCGACGGCGGCCAACACTGGTTGCCCCACAATGTCGGATTGAAAGAGCACGTCTCCTTCGTGAACCAGTTCGTTTTCCATCCGGCACTCAGCGAAAAGATCTACGCGGCGACGACGGTGGGCGCTTTCCTCACGAATAACGGAGGCCGTGAATGGGGAGAGCGGATGAACGGCATGAAGGAGGTGCACATCGTCGTCTCCATCGCAATCAACCATAAGGACCCGACGGTGCTCTACGCCGGAACCACAGGCGGGATCTACCGTTCAGACGACGCGGCGGCGTCTTGGAAGAAAATCAACAACGGCCTGATTCCGGAACAGGAACTCATGGCGTCGATGGCCTTGGGTGTCAACGTCATCGAAATCGACCCCGTAAATCCCGATATCGTCTATGCCGGGTCGACAAAGGGCCTGTTTCGCACGCAGAATCGAGGGGAATCCTGGGAACGGATCGGCCAAAGCCTCCCCGATCCCTTCGTGAGCAGCATCCTGATTCATCCCACCGAATCATCCGTCATCTATATCGGCGGACCGCAGGGAGTCTGGAAGAGCAAAGACAGTGGAAAGACTTGGCAGGCCATGAACCAGGGGCTCGCCACGCTCAATATCAGGGCCCTGGCGATGGCGCCAAAAAACTCTCAGACGGTCTATGTCGGGACGAACGGAAGCGGCCTCTATCGATCGATCGACGCCGGAGCAACCTGGGTTCCCCTTCCACTCAAGCCTGCGCCCCCGGCAGCAGGCTGAGGCCGAGGTCAAGGCTGAGGTTGAGTGCACTCTGATTCATTCCCGTTCAACCTTAGCCTCAACCTTGACCTTCTTAGTAACCTGACTTCGCTCCCGCGCCCCCCTGCTGGTAGCGGCTGCTGTACTCAAGCATTCGATCGGATAAGGCCTTCCACTCGTCGGCCGTCATCAACTCCTTCATCTTGAAGCGCAGACCCAGAATTTTCGTCCCGGTCCGCATGCGCTGATTGTATGCGTCATCGAGGATTTTCGTGAACTCTTCGGGGGATGCCGTATAACTGGCGTTGAGGGTATAGAGCTGGCGATGATAGGTGCGCTCCTGTTCGCGTCCGGCTTTCAACTCGGTGACGATCTCACCGACAATGGCCTTGACCTGCTTCGCCTTGTCTTGATCCTTTACGGTCCGGTCGACCAACGTCTCCATGTCCTGTTGGCCCCTCTGCCAGTAGGCATCGGTCTTACCACTTTCCATCATCCCGTGATGGTGATAAGACGAACAGCCACCGAACACCAACAGACCTGCCAGCCATAACACGGGCCATCGAGTCTCTCTCATACGTGCCCTCCTCGTCGTGCTAGATGTAAAGAAATGATCGCTCTTCTGTTGTGTCCAAGAATCATCCTACCGTATCATCTGCTTCATCACGATGTCTGAAGCCACCCCCTCACCTTCTGACCCGATCGATCAGCTGCGCGAGGAATTCCGCACTCACCTCGAGACGTTCTACGCGCGGCTGAAACTTGCGCCCCCGTACGAGAGTGTGGAGCAAGCGATCCGAGCCCTCACGACTGCCGTCCGTGCCCTGCCGAAACCGGAGCAGTCACGCATAGCCGCCGATTCCTCCTTGCGTTGGCAATACTTTTGCCACGCCTTCCAGTCGTCCGGTCTCAGCAAGAAGCACCGCGGCATCATTGCCGGCCTGGCTTGCAATCGAGCGAGCCTCGATCTTCCTCCGGAATACGACCAGTTCCTTAACCTATTCAAAGCATAGCCGGCGACTCGAGGGCTTCGCGCAGTTCGTGATAGACGAGCGTCAGCCGGCCGTTCTCCAAACGATAGGCCAAGACCACGACGAGCGCGCCGAACGCGATGACCATCGCTCCGAGCGCCGTGATGCCAAGACCCATCACCACTCCGCTGAGAGACGACAAGCCACCCTGAGCAACATACGACGCGAAGAACGTGAGGGTTCCGCCAATCACAACGAGGAACCACGCCAATGTCAGCAACGCCGAGGACCAAGGAATACGTTTGATGCAGAGCAGGCCGACACGCCCCGGCTCGGTCGTGATCTGAACTGATCCCTTGATCGGCCAGGCGGTTCGAAACCCCACGGCAAAGAGACGGTAGCGGGGACGCAGCCCGATGAGATTCGTCTCCGGAAAGAACCGCGCGATCCCATGAGGCAAGACCAGCGCGCCGTTGCCATCAAATCGCTGGACGAGCACGGAACGTTCAAGTTGAGGGAGGTGATCCTGCAGGCGAGCGATCGTACAGCCATACCGTACGGCATCCGGCGTCAAGCGGACGAAGTAGAGCCAATCGCTCACAATCAATCCCAGGAACAAAAGGCCGGCAAACGCGCCCGCGAGCAGCATGGCCGTACCTATCCCATAGGCGCCAACGATGAATCAAGCGGCGACCTCGTCAAAACTGTTGACTCAGTGCCATGAGTTGGCTAGAGTAGCCCCGTTTGTTTTGAGTTGGCGGGTCTCCTCGCTCCATTCAGGTGCTCCGCCGTTACAGATTTTCCCCCACTGCCTTGCACTGTCGTCTCGTCCCTGCCTCATCGGGGAGCGCAGGTAGCATGAGGTGCGGGGTCGGAGGTGGCATGGATCTGAAGAAAGTCGAACGCGTCTATACATCCTACGCCGGAGTCTACGATCACATCTTTGGGAAGGTCTTCCACGAAGGACGTGAATCCGCGATCAGGAATCTGAACGTGCAGCCGGACGAAAAAATCCTTGAGGTGGGGATCGGCACCGGACTGGCGCTTCCCATGTACCCCAGGCATTGCCAGATCGTCGGCATCGACTTTTCAGAAGGGATGCTGGAAAAAGCCAGGCAGCGGGCGGCCGAACACCGGATGAGCCATGTGCAACTCCATCGCATGGATGCCGGTGCGATGGAATTCGAGGACGACAGCTTCGATACGGTCGTCGCCGCCTACGTCGTCACGGCCGTGCCGGACTATCGCAAGGTGGTTAACGAAATGATTCGCGTCTGCCGGCCCGGCGGTCGGATCATCATGTTGAACCACTTCAGCAACGGCAACAAGATCATCGCCGCGGTGGAAAAAGTGATTTCGCCGATCACCAAGCACCTCGGATGGCGAACCGACCTCTCGCTGGACACCGTTCTGGAGGGAACCGACCTGCACGTGGCCCGCAAACAGAAGGTCAACCCGCTCCGCTTATGGGCCCTCGTCGAATGTGTGAATGGGAAGAATGGGCATGAAGTCGAACCCAAACATGTCAATGGCGTGAGAAGCGGTTCAATGGTTTATTCACACCTGAACGGATACCACGCGACTGAACCCTCGAGTGAGCAAGCCACCGCATAACAGGGCCTTGAAAAAGCCGTCAGCTTCGTTCTCATATCGCTCAGACTTTCGACGTACCAGACAACGTGCGCCTCAGTTTCTTGCTTACTGCGGCTGGTCGCGGAACGAAGCGTCTCGGCGTTTCGGGCTGGGCGGGTGGAAAACAGACGCCCTTTTTGAACACCCTGCGGTCTTTCTTCGCATCTTCTACGCATCCACCCACCGCCGCTGTTCCAGTAATTTCCAACTCAGCCATTCTTCTCCCGGGATAATCGTATTGCCCACCAAACATTGACCCGCATAGCGCTGGACGATCGCGTCGGCGACATGTGACAGGACACGGGATGTCACCTTGCTCGGATTGCCGACGACCTGGAGAACCAGGCCGAACCCCGGGCCGTCGAGCGGGCCGTAGAGCACCACGTGGATCCCCTTTGCTCTTGCCGAACCACGGCCTGACGTCGGCACAAGATTACCTTCCCATTGAATCGCAGCATGCCGGCCTCTGGCGGCTTTGGCATCACGCCATGCACAGGGTAAGCCCGCCCGGTCCAACTCTCCGAGTAACCAATCCAAGGTCGGCCATTCCGCTGCCTCGCTATGAAACGACCATTGCGCCACCGACTCGCGCGATGGCACGTCGTTCAACGGCATCGCTACTTCTTCAAGTTCTGCCTGGTCACATACGACGTAGAGTTCTCCTTGGGGATCGAACCAGAACCGGAATTTTCCCCCCGCCGTCTCCGCCTGAATGATGCTGAGCGTCGAGCAATCGGCGCCTTCCTGCTCGAAGATTGAAAAATCGGTTACTCCCTCCATCGTGAGCTTGGCTACCCGCGCTACCTGGCGGATCCGATAGCGGATCACGACCGAGACCATTGTGTCAGCCAACACCTCACGACCAGATCCTTCGTCGTACAGCCGCCGCTTGGACATCTGCACATCGGTCACGTAGCCGCCGCGAAATCCTCCGGTATGGCCGAGTAACCAGCGAAGATCCTCTTTGGATTTGATCGGGTGTTTCATCGAGGTAATTGTAGCGCAGGGGGAACCGGAGAGATAGAGTCTACGCACAATTCGATCAGAGAGAGATGTCCGCACTTTCTGTTCGTACAGGTTTCAGGTACCTTCTTCACGGTCATTCGGTAGGACTGCGTGACGGAGTAAAGCCGTGAGTCTACCGGTATCGCGATGGAGCCTGGTTGTTCTGCTTGTGACTGCGAGCGTTTCATCCGGTTTTGCTTTGGACTGGGTCCCGACCGATGAGGAACTTGCTAAGTATCAGCAAGCCTGGAACCCACCGACCCACGGCACAACCCTCACCGGCAGCGCTGATGTTTCCCGCCAAGGACACTGGTTCGTTCGTGCTTACGTGCAAGGCATGATCGGGAGCGGAGAGTCCGAACAAAATGCGCCTGCAAAGAACACAGCCGCTCCCTTCAGCCCTGATGCGGTCACGCCGGTGGCCATTCTCTATTACGGACTCACCAGTCATGTCATGCTGGGTTTAGGCGTTTCGGGTATCTATTGGCATTCCAACAACCCGGATCCGGAGGGGGGAACATCCGGAGCAGGAATCGGCACGACCAGCCTCATCATGAAGTACCGGCCGATCATCCAGGATCCCGACTCCTGGCGTCCGTCCATTGCTTTCTACAGCAAGGTTTCACTCCCGACGAACGAGTGGTTCGGCACACCGCCGATCCCCGGAGGATTTACGCCTCTGTCGCGCGTTCCTTCCAGCAGATTCGGTGCGATCGCTTTGACGGAGGGGATCCTGTTTCGTAAAAATCTCGAGCCGTTCAGAATCAGTGGCAACGTCTATTACTCTTACAACCTCCCGGGTTCCGGATCGGAGCCGGGAACGGTGTATGGCGGAGACTTGCTCCTCACCCATTTGGCGCTCGAACATGTCTTGGATGAGCAAACTGGATTCGGATACCTCCTGGAACTGACGACGATGAATCAGTTCGCCACCAGACTGGACGGTCACCCAGTCAACACCACACCGTCCAGGTTCTACCTCGTCGGTCTTCAGCCGGGCCTCGAATACACCTTTTCCCGTTATGAATCGGGAGCCAAATTGGTGGGCGCGATTGGAGTCATGTTTACCGTCGCGGGGGACAATGATATCCGTGCCATTTACCCGAACATCAGTTTCAAATATTTCTTCGAACAGCCCTAGCAGGCGGCCGTCGATTCCTCGCTACAATTAGTAGAGTCCTGAAACCGTCTGTCGTTCAACCTGTTCGAGCGGCGTTCTCAATCCAGAACATAGCTGGCGACCCCTCGGGTTAACGCGCGTGGTCGCCGAGCTGCTGTTTGTAAACCGCGAAATCACCGGCTGAGAAGCAACAGAAAATCACTTCGCGTATCGCTGTGAATTCCGACAACGATTTCCGAACTGCATCGACAGCCACCCGCGCGGCCAGGTCCATGGGATAGCCATAGATGCCGGTGCTGATGCTCGGAAAAGCCACGCGAGCAATTCCATTCGCAGCGGCGATCTCCAAGGAGCGACGATAACAGGAGGCGAGCAGTTCCGGTTCGCCCTGCCGGCCGCCGTGCCACACCGGTCCAACGGTGTGAAGGATGTACCGAGCCGGCAGGCGATAGCCTTTCGTGAGTTTGGCATCGCTGGTTTGGCATCCCCCCAACAACCGGCACTCCTGTTCCAACTCCGGTCCGGCGGCGCGATGAATCGCCCCGCAAACTCCACCACCAGGAAGCAGCGAGGTATTCGCGGCATTGACAATAGCGTCAATGGTCAGCGTGGTGATGTCAGCGCGAATGGCTCGAAGGGTAGCGGACATAGTGAAATGGCGGGAAGGATGGTTCCAGGCATCCTTCTCTCTGATCGTCCTTTACGTGATGGGCTGCCACTGAAATCGGAAGTAAACAAACCGCAGCTCAGACTCCCAAGGCGTCACGTGCGTCTCTCGACGAACCTCCTGCAGCCGAAACTCCGGACCAAGCTCTGAAAGGATGGAGGATTCATCGTAGCGCTGGACATCGAGGCCGCTGCATTTCGGTGGACCCTCCAACGCGAACGTGGCGATGATGACTGTGCCGCCAGGCTGTAACGTCCGGCGTAAGGTTGTCACGTATGCTCGACGGTCATCTTGCGCTATCAGAAAGTGAAAGACCGCCCGATCGTGCCAGAGGCCGAAACGATGCGGAGGTTTGAATGTGGTCACATCCGCCTCAAACCACTCGACCTTAGAGGCTCGTGCGCCGAGACGGGCGCGGCTATGACTCAAGGCGACGGCGGACACATCGAGCACGGCAATTCCCGTGAAGCCGGCGTCCAATAAACACTCAACGAGTACGGAGGCTCCACCACCGACATCAATGATCCCAGCATCTTTGCTCAAGCCAGCCGCGGTAATGAGCGCCAGCGAGACGTCCGGGCGGCGCTGATACCAGCTCACATCCAGCGGCCCTTTCGTCTCGTACACCTGGTTCCAGTGTTGCTGACGATTCATGCATTCACTGCCTGTTAGCTTTGGTCTGAAGGTTGGATATATGCTCGCGCTTTCATCATTACCCCCTCCCTACAACAGAACAGCTGTAATTGTCCTATAGACTGCCCTCCTGTACGCTTCATGGCTTGAAGTCCCAATGCAAGTTACGCTATGCCCTAGAAACAGTGAGAGCGTAGTTCCATTCCCTTGAGGTGTCAATGCGCGCGATTTGCCTTCAACATGTTCCCTTTGAAGGGCTCGGAGTCTTTGCGACAGCCCTGAGCAATCGAGGCGTAAGTCTCGAGTGTTATTTTGTTCCCAGGGACGGCTTGCCAAAGGATGCAGGCGATTTGCTGATCGTCATGGGCGGGCCGATGTCAGTGAACGATCCGGATGGGTGGATCGTCGAAGAGACATCGTTCATTCGATCCGCGCTGCTCGCCGGCAAGCCGGTGATTGGTGTGTGCCTCGGCAGCCAGTTCATGGCAAAGGCGCTTGGAGCGACAGTACGGCCCGGGAAATCCTTGGAAATCGGCATGACGCCGATCCAGTTGACGCCCGACGCAATGCACGATCCGGTCTTCAAG encodes:
- a CDS encoding ATP-binding cassette domain-containing protein; translated protein: MDRAVAIEVSHLSKTYDGHKAVEDLSFQVYQGEIFGLLGPNGAGKSTTLRTLITLLHPTSGFARVLGHDTVKDADVVRHLIGYVPQERAIDRFLTGREHLELLAALYHLAKDESTRRIRDLLKLVELEAHADRPAKTYSGGMKRKLDIACGLLPNPKILFLDEPTLGLDVQSRLRIWDYVRMLKAQGMTVVMTTNYLDEADQLCDRLAIIDAGKIKTLGSPTELKVGLGGDIVALTIHDATRLPALAGAIKGLPAIRTVNVTARGLDIRVESPEKVLPTILETASRLDCRVEFIEYHRPRLDDVFMAHTGRRIQDDISAEEGST
- a CDS encoding methyltransferase domain-containing protein — protein: MDLKKVERVYTSYAGVYDHIFGKVFHEGRESAIRNLNVQPDEKILEVGIGTGLALPMYPRHCQIVGIDFSEGMLEKARQRAAEHRMSHVQLHRMDAGAMEFEDDSFDTVVAAYVVTAVPDYRKVVNEMIRVCRPGGRIIMLNHFSNGNKIIAAVEKVISPITKHLGWRTDLSLDTVLEGTDLHVARKQKVNPLRLWALVECVNGKNGHEVEPKHVNGVRSGSMVYSHLNGYHATEPSSEQATA
- a CDS encoding O-acetyl-ADP-ribose deacetylase, with the translated sequence MSATLRAIRADITTLTIDAIVNAANTSLLPGGGVCGAIHRAAGPELEQECRLLGGCQTSDAKLTKGYRLPARYILHTVGPVWHGGRQGEPELLASCYRRSLEIAAANGIARVAFPSISTGIYGYPMDLAARVAVDAVRKSLSEFTAIREVIFCCFSAGDFAVYKQQLGDHAR
- a CDS encoding type 1 glutamine amidotransferase, which produces MRAICLQHVPFEGLGVFATALSNRGVSLECYFVPRDGLPKDAGDLLIVMGGPMSVNDPDGWIVEETSFIRSALLAGKPVIGVCLGSQFMAKALGATVRPGKSLEIGMTPIQLTPDAMHDPVFKTLPDSFDVFEWHGEVFDLPKDCVPLAGSAVAPLQAFRYGARAYGLLFHLEMEASGIDSLCRECAPDLIKARLTAQEVKTAAIPYLPALHQFADRLIDYLLPPQR
- a CDS encoding YdhR family protein, which codes for MAMIGVFVTFRYGDNFDEQAVRKIAATARARFEGMPGLRSKAFTVNSGKREATNFYVWDSEDAAKAFFTDALLERVTGLYGVRPSVEFVQIATLVENARA
- a CDS encoding LON peptidase substrate-binding domain-containing protein, producing the protein MQTDHERENQGREPQDKSLPFPIPTRIPIFPLPNSVFFPKTYLPLHIFEPRYRQMVTDAAMRDQCIGMVLLKEGWESDYYGNPPIFSMGSVGRIVSMQPLADGRSNILLQGLERYEIQAEHFERPYREASIRLTPRATGGRLDPTVRAKLVQTLEEFLKSRDDAPTWQALFREEVSDDILINSVSTYLECTPLEKQFLLEAESLHQQARRLGDLLHFMMHDPHGAKGWG
- a CDS encoding lipocalin-like domain-containing protein, coding for MKRNTTDCSGSQRTLDRRRIARTTVFALCIGVCFGGVLFAADPVQEFRLAAPGYQYAFPRDHGSHDDFRTEWWYYTGHLTTKNGRRFGYQLTFFRRGIPRDQVKTLPSQWSITQLYLAHFAISDFAGEQFQYAEQISRAGLGKAGAERDRLHVWIDQWSVESPMASPLTQKILASNGAIGIQFTLSPEKPLVVHGLGGISRKGPAAGQASHYYSFTRLATTGTLSIGTEQFNVTGTTWMDHEFGSADLGPDLVGWDWFSMQLENGTDLMLYRLRRTDGSADPASSGTLVDRDGRTQHLTVKDFSMEPTAYWTSPKSTARYPQRWHIVIPSRHLDLDTIPQLAGQELVTSRSTQVTYWEGAIEVNGVAQGKTIKGQGYMELTGYAERFTKKL
- a CDS encoding class I SAM-dependent methyltransferase — protein: MNRQQHWNQVYETKGPLDVSWYQRRPDVSLALITAAGLSKDAGIIDVGGGASVLVECLLDAGFTGIAVLDVSAVALSHSRARLGARASKVEWFEADVTTFKPPHRFGLWHDRAVFHFLIAQDDRRAYVTTLRRTLQPGGTVIIATFALEGPPKCSGLDVQRYDESSILSELGPEFRLQEVRRETHVTPWESELRFVYFRFQWQPIT